AAAGGAACATATCACACCCATATTTGCATCCCTCCCATTTACCTACATGAATTAACCTTTAATCACTTTATGGCAAAGGGAATGGGAACCTGCAAGTCGTTTAACCATTAAGGCGATGTTTTGTGACACAAACTTACCAAACTGCAAATCCTCCTTAGCCTAGTCCTACGAACAATctcccaactaaccaaatgatcctTCCCTCTCCATAGGCTGAAGAAAATCTCTCATGACACTCAATATTCCTAGCTACTCCTATAGGAATTTGGAAATAAGCAATAAATAAAGAGGGGTACTAGAAAGTAAAAAGACAAGCCTGAATGAGGGTTTTGCAACCACTTCAAGAAAACAAAGCACCCTTCCACCCGTCCAAACGCTCAAACACCTACTGAAGCGCAGGATCCCAAAAACTACCTAGGATTACCAGCACAACAAAACCCCTAAATAAGTCAAAGGCCACTGTGAAATACCACATCCAATTAAAGAAGCCAACTCCATAAATTTATCCACACTCAGAATAATCTCTGTTGTCGCATTCTTCCCCAGATTTACTTTTAAACCAGAAAGTTTCttcaaaaaaatagtaaaatagtaaGTACATTAAAAAAAGACTATGATCTTCTCAAGGAAAAAATGATATCATGTGTAGAACTAAGGAAAGACACCATAATCCCCTTCTCATcctatttcctatgacaaacCCTCTATCCATGGTCCCCACTATCGCTCTACTCAGGACAAGgacaaataaaaaatgaaaaaaaggaaaCCAATCATTTTTTTAATCACTTTCCCCTTGCTTTTGAGGGAAATGGAAGCACTTTCGTGGCCATGTGAAGCGGGTGgctgtatgtatatattatagtTGGTAGAAAAAGACGAAATGCGCATAAGGTACAAGATTTTGATGATCATTTGACCTGTACATGTGGATACACAGAAACTGGGCTTGAGTGGGTCCCACTTATATAACTACAGCAACTCAGGACAGCATGATGCATGCACGATTGTGCTGCATTTGGACAAGAAGTGCATGGGACATGCTTTCCATTGCTGCCAGAGAGCAAAGACAAGTACAGTTATCTGTCAACTATTTCTGCATAAACCATGACTGGCGACACAGAGAACATTAGAAggtagacaaaaggttttgggtggTTTTGAATGAGGATTGTAGCCCCTCTTGTGCCTGTCAGGATAATATATTTGGATCTTGGGTTCTACTtgtcaaaaagaaagaaaaatctagAGGTCGAATGAATCTGTGGATAACAATTAAGCTGTTATTAGTTTTTTCATTATCACTTACATAAATCCTTGAAATGTGTCACTTGTCCTCTGTAAATGTGGGAAAAGTTCTTAAAATTCCCAATTACAAGTTTTAAGATTATATTACTAACATGTTTATTGGAAAATCAACTAAAAAAATGACATAAAAAGACTGCTTCGTGATTGTGGTGATTGCCATATAAAAAGTAGAGGGAAGAATGTACTGGACCAAGGAGAATAGGATGTGTGGTTGGATGAAGAAGGAGATGGCAATGCAGAGATGCTTGGAAGATTGCCACTTGTTCAGAATGGCGTGTGGGTGTTATTTGAGCTCACTTGGAGAGGTTAAAGGAACAGGCTCCATCCAAACCCAACTAGTGTAATCTCTCAGAAAAATGTGCAGGACTAAGGACATTGGGCTGTGTGCTTGGATACGGAAGGAGATGACAATGGAGAGATGCATGGAAGATTGCTATGTGTTGAGAATGACACGTGGGTGATATTTGGGGTCACCAGGAGAGGTAGCGAACAGCTCCAATCCAATATCAGCGTTCTCTCTGTAGGTGATCCTGAAGACTTAGGACCAATCAATGACTTCATGAAAAATTCATTAGTTGTTCATATTCCCACGATTATTTGTTCGGTTTGTGCCTTGAACATTATTATTCAGTCCCTTGATTGCTGCTTGTTCAAAATTTCTTTTGCTTTATCATCACAGAGATTAGCCAAAAAAGTGATATTAAGTGTTGTTCCTGCATGCATATGTTTGGTCATGTTTCTTGTTGCGTATTCTATACATGTGTTCCATTTTTGGCATGGGATTCATTTCCATGTTGTTTAGGATATAAGAAAATGAATCTGATGAATTAGTAGATTTGTTTTGGTTAGGTTTGGTTACACCTGTTTGTTGCTGTTTTGGTGGTTTCCTACACATCCAGCTGACTATTGGATTTGTAGACTGCTGGATGGGATAGCACCAACTGAAGCAAGCGGAATAATTTTAGTGTGGTTCAACCATTCAACTGAAGCATTTGTTTGCACCCCAAAAAAATCATGTTGCCAGAGGATAAAAAATCTAAAGGATCCccaggccacaaggctccccgcTTTGTGAGGGCAAGGGGAGGGTCATCTTAGTATACGCAATCTTACCCCTATTTTTATGCAGAGACTGTTTCCTTGACTCGAACCCGTGACCAaccggtcacaaaggagcaaccttatcCTTGATCGAAGGTCCACCATCAAGAGGATAAAATATCTGATTAAGGTTATGTTTGGCTTGTGGAATAAGCATTccttggaataagatggaatacaATGAAGAATTTGACATTAGATGAATAGCTATTCCTTGTATATTCCTTACTATTTCATCCAACATGTAATAGGAAGGAATAGACATTcccatggtgaaatttgggaatagttattcgtTTTTATGGATTAATAAAAAGTTTCACTTTGATTCCTTGTTATGGTTTCATAAAAGCTTTCACTTTGTTATTTGTTTTTTTGCTAATGATATAATTTTTTTGTATTACAAATTGTAGTTAACCAATTATTACtaatctattcctaggaatagccATTGCATGGACCAAACATAACCCAAGAGAATGAATATTGATGTAAACCGAGCTATATAAAAAGATGTATATTTCAATTTGCAGCAAAATTGGTGTTGGGGCAACCAAGTTTTAATTCTCTCATGGTCACTGTAATTTTTCCTCTGGCAACAATTGGGAGTCAAGGTTGGACTGCCCACGGGGAGAGAGTGTACCTGGTGGTGGTCTGTGTGTGATTGCATATATGTGCCCGTGTGTATTTACCTATTAAAAAACGTACAATTTTGCAGTTTCTACATTGATGCAAGGAGGGTTTAGAAAACATTTGCAAGAACTAAATAAACTCTCATTATGCATGTTGAAGTGGACGAGGCTGAATGAATTTGGAATGGGGTGGGCAAAATGCAGCGAACGACTGATGGAAGAGTGTTTTGTTTTGAATCTTGTGGGCAATTTGACTTTTCTTGTTTTACATGTGGCCTcgatactctctctctctatatatatatatatgtgtgtgtgtgtgtgtgtgtgtgtttgtatgtgtgtttgtatgtatgtaatatgattaaaaattaagaaaaattaaatattaagaatGTGTGaaattaaagtttatttattaatttgatatatatatatatatatatattatttttttctttctcacttaataatcaaacatgaaaaaagtGAAGTACTTTTTATTAGTTTTGAATGGAACTCGTATTTCCGATCAGGTCTATTCTTCCACCTTCATTCTTCATTCTTCATTCCCTCTTCCCTGTTCTCTTTTTAATGTCCTCATTTCTTCTCTCCCTTCTCATCTGTCCTCTGTCACTTGGCACCCATGATTAGGGTCTTAGGGTCAATGAAAAACATTCTCCCTCCAAGAAAACTAACCCAATATTTCATATTCTAGAATGAAATAGATTcataataaaaatcatataatAATTATGTACTATCATAAAGATCAATTCAATTGTATTTAATTCCATCATGTTCATGAGAATTTTAATACTTTTCAAACAAACTATTTACCTCCTGAGGAAAACATTAACTACATTAGTTTTTTCCTGCAATGACAACACATTAAAAATGCACTTGCGGAGAGTGTAATGACCAATTTTCTCTGCACAAAGTTTTTAACACATCAAATATTAcagtgctaaacactcaaattaAATTAATCTTTTGTATGCTTAGGAATAATACGGAAGACAAAAACATGATTAGAACTAGTAGGCTTGGATGGGGACTAAGTAAATGAATCAATAACAAATTAAAAATCTATTTCCTTGGGTTTAATATTGAGGGTCAGAGGTTAATACCACACTTTTCATAAACTCAAATATAGGAAAGAAGGATCCAAAACTTCAATTTCAGTTGACTTTGATACCTTCTAGGCAGAGTTGCGTTAACTGGCTACAGAcattcttaattttttaaaattttatacaaGGAAAGCAGTTTGTAATTTGTACTGGCACCTGTTGTTACAAATCCAGTTACTTCTATCATATTTAAAAGGAAATTCTGCCTTTTTGGTCAATTTCTAGCGCAGGCAGCTTTACACTACAACCCAACAGATCATTCAAATTAAGTTCTTCCATGAAAAGCTTAAACTTCGGTCAGGAAAACACCAAATCATCATTCGCAAGCATGGACCGGGATATTCATCTGCTTCAATATTGATTGAAATGACATCAAAGCTCCAATTTCAAACAGCAAAGTTCGACGAGCTGTCACTTGCTCAGAATTATTGGGTTACTAATTTTGATATGCACAAAATGGTTCACTTATTACGTGATAATTAATTTTGTATAAAGAAATTAGAATATGTGTCGGTTTTATTATGAAACAAAAAGGATATAATTTTGAACTAGCaatacattttttaaatttatgtttgcattactgtttttaaataaacaaatgaaaaaaaatcaaatgatgGTGTTATTAGGAATTGGAACGACCTTTCTCTTTTTGCTGCTCCTTTTTTTGGAATCTCTGTCTTTCCTACCTGCAAGATAAATCTCAGCTTGAGAGTCTAGATAGCAAGTattcaaaccaaaacaaaaaacattTTCCTTACAGAAGTTCTTCAAATATGCTGTCTTTTTAAAGAGACTTACGTCTAGAATGGTTCCTTCCATGAGCAAGCTTGTGTGCCCTTTCAGCATCGAGCTGGGCCCTCTACACTCTCATCATTCTATCATTCCTTATCTGCCCCCTTTCGTATTTCGTCTTCCTAAGCACATTTAGTATTACATGACATGcaataaacatatttttataacAAAGGCGCATAGTATAAAAAGCAGAAACATGAAAACACACAACTAGCATGCATTCTGGAGGCATGCATGAACAAagtttttttctttccttttcttttttctgaaaaaaaaattgttgtggAGGACAATGAGTCAATTAAATAACAGTGAAATACTTAAGGTTTCAACTGAAGCATTAACATACAAAAAGAAATAATTCATTTGTTAATGGAATCATAAAGAGAAGAAAACTAGCAATATCAAAACTTGATATCACTGATCACTGGATGCCACAACTACTTGAGATACTCCAGGAAGAAAAAATGCTGTAATAAAGGCACAACATGTCTCAATTATAGTTCGCACATGAGAATGTCCAATTTGGTAGGATGTTGAGGTGTTTCTGAGTCTACAATACATATGCTTTTGTGGAATAGAttaataatttctgaaaatagaattataATGCAATTCCACTTTAACTACTAAAAAAATATGTTCtgctaaaaaatttaaatttaactttagATCGCTAGATTTAGCATTTCAGAACAAAAATGTACACGCATTTCAGACCATTCATAACTTCCTACCAATCATGTGAGACTATAATGGTGTCTTCTTCTCAGGCATTTCTTAAAACAGCTTAGTAGCATCTACGTATATTGAGGAAGGGTTGCAGGGTAGGTTTAGCAGCAGGATGGTCCCAGACCAACGATTCCCACCATTCATCATCATCAGCAATGATTTCCTGGAGAGCAAGGAGAGGAGATTGCTGTCCATCCATGAGATGCAGGGGGAGATAGAGGGAGCCACTTTAGCTTCGTACACTTCCTTATTATATCAAAAGTATGAAGAGTATCACAAACCATCTTTCCCCTATAAATGCTTTTCAATTCTGGCAGATTCCACAACCATAATATCCTAAATTTTGGAAGGTGGATTGTTTTTATGCCGATTTCGTCATTGTTTGAGGCTGAACAGGTAATACTTAGATCAGCAGTTGCCCGgtcatcattttcttcttcaccTGCTACTATCTCCTCCATTTGCTCGCAGTTCTACACACTGATTGTTTCCAGGCTAGGAAGATATTGCTGCAGCAACCCACGTGTGAACAGCTTCTTGATTTTTGGGCAACCAACTATTTCCAACACTTTGAGACTTGAAAATGTGCTATTgacttctctttcttcttcaccTGCTACTATCTCCTCCATTTGCTCGCAATTCAAGACAATGATTTTTTCCAGGTTACTAAGATATTGCTGCGGCAACCCACGTGTGAAAAGCTTATTTCTAGATAAATCAAGAACTTTAAGGGCACACATCTGCAAAAATAAAGAGCCTGGAATTTTCTTCAAACGATTTTCTTGTAGCATCAAGGTTGAGAGTTTAGGACACCTTGGTGATATCCCTGCCTTAATTTCTGTCATATCATTACGCATTAAGGAAACTCTCTCCAGATCCTGTGCCCAGTCCTCCAGTATTTCTCTCAATTCAAGCCCAGCTTTTACCAAGAAACCAGGAGCACTTATTTGTAGCACCATGTCTCTTACCAAATCATGCATCTTCAAATTTGTTGAGTTTTCCCTCCTCATTGCATTTTGTAGCAAGCAAGAGTTTTCCAGTTCATTTAATATGGTGTGACCCTTGTCAAACTTGGCCTACCTACTGTCCATTCTGTCTATCAGTCCCTCTGCAACAAAGTACCTCATCAATTTCTCTCTTTTCATTACACTGTCTTCGGGAAATAGTGCGCCATATAAGAAACAATGCTGCACTATTGGATCCTTCAGGCGACCATAGCTGATTCTAAATATAGAGAAGACCTCCTCTTCCATATCAGGTCTCCCTGACTTTGATTCTCTCAATTCCTTCACAACAGTCCCCCATTTGTGAATGTCATTGACTCCTCGCATGCTTCTTGCCATTGTGATAATCCCAAGTGGCAAACCCCTACATTCTTTACCCATGGACATAGCAGCATCTTTCACATCTGGAGATAGTTTGTCATAAGGCTTGAGTTCTTCCATAAGTAGCTCCCAAGCTTCTTCATTTGAAAGAGGCTCAACTTTGATTGTTTCTTGGGAACCCATCTGGCGACACACCAATAATGATCGAGCAGTTAGAATCAACTTAGGCCCATCTGGCCCATTAGGTATCCCAACAATTTTCAGGTTAAAATGCTCCCACACATCATCAAAAATTAGCGCCGTTTTCTTCCTGTTTTCCAATGCTCTGAACAAAATGGCAGCCCTTTTTTGCCTCTCCTTCCCCCCCAAAGGAAGATTTTCTAGGCACAGTACTTTGGCAATGTCATCCTGCAATTTGTAAATACTGGATTGTTGAGATACGGTAATccaataaacataaccataacgATTCTTTAAGAGTTCATCATGGATATGCATTGCAAGTGTGGTTTTCCCAACTCCCCCCATTCCATAGATGCCAAGGCTGGACACCCTGTCATCCATTAATCATGCCAAGAGTTTTTTCATGCTCTCTTCCGCTTTTTGGCCCACTAATTTCACTGTCAATAATTCTAAGGGATCTTGCACATCTACTGTAAGCCCTTCAGAAAATTTACCTTGTTCTAAAAGTTCTTCCACCTCCTTGGTCATTTTCTCAACTTGATTCCCAAGATGTATGCGTGAAAAATTTATGGCCCCGGGGACTTCTTGTTCTATACTTCGTACCTCATCTTTTATTCTTTGTACATTTGTCAACCAATTTTCAACTTCCCTCTTTCGTTTCCTCCCCATTTGAAACTCCAAATTTTTAACTTCTATGCTTTTGTCAGCCTTACGAGCTTCCTATAATTCCAACTTCCGTTTCAAATTCTGCATTTTTTCATCAAGGTTAACGTACTTGCCTAACCCTTCTGTGTAACTCCTTAAAATATCATTCATTGCCACCTGACACCAAAAGGGTGAGAGAAAGTCATGTTTCaccaaataaatgaaaaaaaaaatttaatccttTTTTAATAAAGAAATTTATTAAAGAGAGGAAAATATTACacacagaaaaaaaaaagagaaaaaaaaaaaaaaggaggataaGATATCCACTcgaaacaaaagaaaaaggagCAACACTAAAAACACCACTCTAACCCAAAGCAAGTTAAGAGGAGTGTTCAAGTCCTTTAAAATTCTGGCATTCCTCTCTAGCCAAATACACCAAAAGAAAACCATAACTAAGAACTGCCAAAAAGCCTTTCTCTCCATACGGTTCCCAAACCCCTTAAAAGTCAAAGAGCAAGAGCTAGCAAGAGCAAGAGCAAGAGCAAGAGCAAGGGCAAGGGCAAGGTCAAGGGCAAGGGCAAATCCAGTTCTCTCCAAAGGGAACAAGAGAAGTGAAAATGAAAGAACAAGTGAACTTCAACTTAGGAGTTCTCTCCAAAGGGAACAAGTGAAGTGAAAATGAAAGAACAAGTGAACTTCAACTTAGGAGCATTATTCGTATTTATTTTTTCCAAGATCGTTGTCCAAAAAAAGGCCTTAACCTTGGAGGGAACTTCAACATTCCAACGAGGGAGTAAGGAGCAAAAGGAGAAGCATTggattaaattctaaaaaaactATATGTAACTAATGCATCATTAAATTAAACATGAATGTTAAATATGTAGTTGattattaatgataatatagGTAGGTTTCTCTCTCTGTGGGGATCTTAATGGAGGTCAACGGTTTTGTTTTCCTCCCTTCTAAGGCTGTTTGGCATATATAGGTGTTAAAATGTCAACctagaatatctttgtaaataaaaaacaaattaggaaagtgagtaattatgggggatttgatttcatttaataggaaattgtttccttaaTTAGAATaggttattatattatatattggattgtacgtaagaacaaaattatgaaagaaatatttttttccaatcttttcttctttcatggtatcagagctagggtttcttaaacCCAACTAAAACAATGGCTGACATCAGAGACTCTATCTCCTCTGCAAACATCACCAGTGAATCAGAGGTTACGTTCGGTGGGAGTTCGAATGATAACACAGTTTTTCCATTTTCACTGGAAaaattaaacggaaaaaatttccgtgaatgggctcagtccattAAACTAGTAATTAAGGGAAAAGGAAAGCTTGGTTACCTTACCGATGAGCGAAGGAAACCAGATCCATCTGACGCCGTCGCTttgcaaagatggaggtccgaaaaTTCCATGGTCATGGCTTGGCTCGTCAATTCAATGCAACCATCAATcggaaaaatttatttgtttttgccGACGGCGAAGGAGGTCTGGGAAGCCGTACGTGAGACGTACTCCGATGGCGAGAGTTACTCTCAAATCTTCgacatcaagacccgattgtggcagatgag
This window of the Malania oleifera isolate guangnan ecotype guangnan chromosome 6, ASM2987363v1, whole genome shotgun sequence genome carries:
- the LOC131158693 gene encoding disease resistance protein RPS5-like — encoded protein: MDDRVSSLGIYGMGGVGKTTLAMHIHDELLKNRYGYVYWITVSQQSSIYKLQDDIAKVLCLENLPLGGKERQKRAAILFRALENRKKTALIFDDVWEHFNLKIVGIPNGPDGPKLILTARSLLVCRQMGSQETIKVEPLSNEEAWELLMEELKPYDKLSPDVKDAAMSMGKECRGLPLGIITMARSMRGVNDIHKWGTVVKELRESKSGRPDMEEEVFSIFRISYGRLKDPIVQHCFLYGALFPEDSVMKREKLMRYFVAEGLIDRMDSR